A stretch of the Erinaceus europaeus chromosome 1, mEriEur2.1, whole genome shotgun sequence genome encodes the following:
- the EIF2S2 gene encoding eukaryotic translation initiation factor 2 subunit 2 isoform X1 produces the protein MSGDEQMIFDPTMSKKKKKKKKPFMLDEEGDAQTEETQPSETKEVEPEPTEDKDVEADEEDSRKKDASDDLDDLNFFNQKKKKKKTKKIFDIDEAEEGVKELKIESDIQEPAEPEDDLDIMLGNKKKKRKNVKFPDEDEILEKDEALEDEDSKKDDGISFSNQTGPAWAGSERDYTYEELLNRVFNIMREKNPDMVAGEKRKFVMKPPQVVRVGTKKTSFVNFTDICKLLHRQPKHLLAFLLAELGTSGSIDGNNQLVIKGRFQQKQIENVLRRYIKEYVTCHTCRSPDTILQKDTRLYFLQCETCHSRCSVASIKTGFQAVTGKRAQLRAKAN, from the exons ATGTCCGGGGACGAG cAGATGATTTTTGACCCCACTATgagtaagaagaaaaagaagaagaagaagccttttATGTTAGATGAGGAAGGGGATGCCCAGACAGAAGAAACTCAGCCCTCAGAAACAAAGGAAGTGGAGCCAGAGCCAACTGAAGACAAAGATGTAGAAGCTGATGAAGAGGACAGTAGGAAAAAAG aTGCCTCTGATGATCTAGATGATTTGAACTTCTTtaatcagaagaaaaagaagaaaaaaacaaaaaagatatttgATATTGATGAAGCTGAGGAAGGTGTAAAG GAGCTCAAAATTGAAAGTGATATTCAAGAACCAGCTGAACCAGAGGATGATCTTGACATTATGCTCggcaataagaagaagaaaaggaagaatgtcAAATTCCCAGATGAGGATGAAATATTAGAGAAAGATGAAG CTTTAGAAGATGAGGACAGCAAAAAAGATGATGGTATCTCATTCAGTAACCAGACAGGCCCTGCTTGGGCAGGCTCAGAAAGAGACTACACATATGAGGAG CTACTGAATCGAGTGTTCAACATCATGAGGGAGAAGAATCCAGACATGGTTGctggagaaaaaaggaaatttgTGATGAAACCTCCACAGGTTGTCCGAGTAGGAACCAAGAAAACTTCTTTTGTCAACTTCACAGATATCTGTAAACT ATTACATCGTCAGCCCAAACATCTCCTTGCATTTTTATTGGCTGAGTTGGGCACAAG TGGTTCTATAGATGGTAATAACCAACTTGTAATCAAAGGAAGATTCCAACAGAAACAGATAGAAAATGTTTTGAGAAGATATATAA AGGAATATGTCACCTGTCACACGTGCCGATCACCAGACACAATCCTGCAAAAGGACACCCGACTCTATTTCTTACAGTGCGAAACCTGTCATTCTCGATGCTCTGTTGCCAGCATCAAAACTGGCTTCCAGGCTGTCACAGGCAAGCGAGCGCAGCTCCGTGCCAAAGCTAACTAA
- the EIF2S2 gene encoding eukaryotic translation initiation factor 2 subunit 2 isoform X2 has protein sequence MSGDEMIFDPTMSKKKKKKKKPFMLDEEGDAQTEETQPSETKEVEPEPTEDKDVEADEEDSRKKDASDDLDDLNFFNQKKKKKKTKKIFDIDEAEEGVKELKIESDIQEPAEPEDDLDIMLGNKKKKRKNVKFPDEDEILEKDEALEDEDSKKDDGISFSNQTGPAWAGSERDYTYEELLNRVFNIMREKNPDMVAGEKRKFVMKPPQVVRVGTKKTSFVNFTDICKLLHRQPKHLLAFLLAELGTSGSIDGNNQLVIKGRFQQKQIENVLRRYIKEYVTCHTCRSPDTILQKDTRLYFLQCETCHSRCSVASIKTGFQAVTGKRAQLRAKAN, from the exons ATGTCCGGGGACGAG ATGATTTTTGACCCCACTATgagtaagaagaaaaagaagaagaagaagccttttATGTTAGATGAGGAAGGGGATGCCCAGACAGAAGAAACTCAGCCCTCAGAAACAAAGGAAGTGGAGCCAGAGCCAACTGAAGACAAAGATGTAGAAGCTGATGAAGAGGACAGTAGGAAAAAAG aTGCCTCTGATGATCTAGATGATTTGAACTTCTTtaatcagaagaaaaagaagaaaaaaacaaaaaagatatttgATATTGATGAAGCTGAGGAAGGTGTAAAG GAGCTCAAAATTGAAAGTGATATTCAAGAACCAGCTGAACCAGAGGATGATCTTGACATTATGCTCggcaataagaagaagaaaaggaagaatgtcAAATTCCCAGATGAGGATGAAATATTAGAGAAAGATGAAG CTTTAGAAGATGAGGACAGCAAAAAAGATGATGGTATCTCATTCAGTAACCAGACAGGCCCTGCTTGGGCAGGCTCAGAAAGAGACTACACATATGAGGAG CTACTGAATCGAGTGTTCAACATCATGAGGGAGAAGAATCCAGACATGGTTGctggagaaaaaaggaaatttgTGATGAAACCTCCACAGGTTGTCCGAGTAGGAACCAAGAAAACTTCTTTTGTCAACTTCACAGATATCTGTAAACT ATTACATCGTCAGCCCAAACATCTCCTTGCATTTTTATTGGCTGAGTTGGGCACAAG TGGTTCTATAGATGGTAATAACCAACTTGTAATCAAAGGAAGATTCCAACAGAAACAGATAGAAAATGTTTTGAGAAGATATATAA AGGAATATGTCACCTGTCACACGTGCCGATCACCAGACACAATCCTGCAAAAGGACACCCGACTCTATTTCTTACAGTGCGAAACCTGTCATTCTCGATGCTCTGTTGCCAGCATCAAAACTGGCTTCCAGGCTGTCACAGGCAAGCGAGCGCAGCTCCGTGCCAAAGCTAACTAA